In Halococcus salifodinae DSM 8989, the following are encoded in one genomic region:
- a CDS encoding PQQ-dependent sugar dehydrogenase: MNGTNHTDAIDRSSTSSRRRFLSVAAAGTLASIGGLGSVAAQSEPEIIRLGGEIAGWQGRAPDSIADESNPTLQLEAGTTYRVVWENLDGMGHNFALLDGDGNVLERTEVMSEEGATQSIEFTAREAMAEYVCEPHITSMQGTISFGDGSGGGTATPTPTEDGESEPYIPSGASVRLETIVDGGLVAPVDFEVPPGTSSRRFIADRLGQVYLHTDDGLREEPYIDVSDRMAEVGGEKGLLGMAFHPGFQSNGRFFLRYSAPLIESAPDSYSHTEVLAEFRASDGSATGASFERRLLELPQPQDTHNAGAIAFGPDGYLYIGVGDGGGAHDNNPGHVEDWYERNEGGNGQDVRENLLGSILRIDVDGESEDKPYAIPDGNPLVGDPGLNEQFAWGFRNPWRMGFSDGRLFVADVGQNGFEEVSIVEKDKNYGWNVREGTHCFKPGPEGSRNPPEECPSQLPADVRGGEQLIDPVVEYPHSYQGQGVGSAAIGGYVYENDAIESLGGKYVFGDFRKTAETETPTGSLLAATPTDEGLWELEELTIENTDSGTVGAYVLAIGRDNDGGLYVLTSAETSEGRTGAVHRIRPPQNAAQRTTATPNNGSAGNATAANATPSNATVANTTEMAGSTTNATTANATATTNATPANATTSATPAATTVTETGGTAATTTETTATERAGNETTAGGGNDSTGDAAGSSGSGPGFGVLAALSGLTIGAARLLSGRDD; encoded by the coding sequence ATGAACGGAACGAACCACACCGACGCCATCGATCGGTCTTCCACTTCCTCACGCCGTCGATTCCTCTCGGTCGCCGCAGCCGGTACGCTCGCGAGCATCGGCGGGCTCGGCAGCGTTGCAGCCCAGTCGGAGCCCGAGATCATCCGGCTCGGCGGCGAAATCGCCGGCTGGCAGGGCCGTGCGCCCGACTCGATCGCCGACGAATCGAACCCCACGCTGCAGCTCGAAGCCGGCACCACCTATCGGGTGGTCTGGGAGAACTTGGACGGGATGGGCCACAACTTCGCGCTGCTCGACGGCGACGGCAACGTGCTTGAACGCACCGAAGTGATGAGCGAGGAGGGCGCGACACAGTCCATCGAGTTCACCGCGCGCGAGGCGATGGCCGAGTACGTCTGCGAGCCACACATCACCTCGATGCAAGGGACGATCTCCTTCGGCGACGGGTCGGGCGGCGGAACGGCCACGCCGACACCGACCGAGGATGGCGAGTCCGAACCGTATATTCCATCGGGTGCGTCGGTCCGGCTCGAAACGATCGTCGATGGTGGTCTCGTGGCCCCCGTCGATTTCGAGGTGCCACCGGGCACGTCGAGCCGACGGTTCATCGCGGACCGACTCGGACAGGTGTATCTCCACACCGACGATGGGCTTCGCGAGGAACCCTACATCGACGTGAGCGATCGAATGGCGGAAGTCGGCGGCGAGAAAGGGCTGCTGGGGATGGCGTTCCATCCCGGGTTTCAGTCGAACGGCCGATTTTTCCTGCGCTACAGCGCGCCGTTGATCGAAAGTGCGCCCGATTCGTACTCCCACACCGAGGTGCTCGCGGAGTTTCGGGCGAGCGACGGGTCGGCGACCGGCGCGAGCTTCGAACGCCGACTCCTCGAACTGCCCCAGCCCCAGGACACCCACAACGCGGGAGCGATCGCGTTCGGGCCCGACGGATATCTCTACATAGGAGTCGGCGACGGCGGCGGCGCACACGACAACAACCCTGGCCACGTCGAGGACTGGTACGAGCGCAACGAGGGTGGCAACGGACAGGACGTCAGGGAGAACCTGCTGGGATCGATCCTCCGGATCGATGTCGACGGCGAAAGCGAGGACAAACCGTATGCGATTCCGGACGGCAACCCGCTCGTGGGCGACCCCGGATTGAACGAGCAGTTCGCGTGGGGCTTTCGCAACCCGTGGCGGATGGGATTTTCCGATGGACGGCTGTTCGTGGCCGACGTCGGACAGAACGGGTTCGAGGAAGTCAGCATCGTCGAGAAGGACAAAAACTACGGCTGGAACGTCCGCGAGGGAACCCACTGTTTCAAACCCGGGCCCGAGGGGAGCCGCAATCCGCCCGAAGAGTGCCCGAGCCAGCTCCCGGCAGACGTCCGTGGCGGCGAGCAACTCATCGATCCCGTCGTCGAGTACCCGCACAGCTACCAGGGCCAGGGCGTCGGCTCGGCGGCCATCGGCGGCTACGTCTACGAGAACGACGCGATCGAGTCTTTGGGAGGGAAGTACGTCTTTGGCGACTTCCGAAAGACCGCCGAGACCGAGACCCCAACCGGCTCGCTGTTGGCCGCCACTCCGACCGACGAGGGGCTCTGGGAACTCGAAGAGCTCACGATCGAGAACACCGACAGCGGGACTGTGGGCGCGTACGTCCTCGCCATCGGGCGGGACAACGACGGCGGCCTCTACGTGCTGACGAGCGCGGAGACCTCCGAAGGACGGACGGGTGCGGTCCACCGCATCCGACCGCCGCAGAACGCGGCACAGCGCACTACCGCGACGCCAAACAACGGCTCCGCTGGCAACGCGACGGCAGCCAACGCCACACCGTCGAACGCCACAGTAGCGAACACGACGGAGATGGCTGGATCGACGACGAACGCGACGACCGCCAACGCGACTGCGACGACGAACGCCACGCCAGCAAACGCCACTACGTCGGCGACCCCGGCCGCGACCACCGTGACTGAAACAGGCGGCACCGCAGCGACCACGACCGAAACGACCGCCACCGAACGCGCCGGCAACGAGACGACGGCCGGCGGCGGGAACGATAGCACGGGCGACGCCGCGGGATCGAGTGGCTCCGGTCCGGGATTCGGTGTACTCGCGGCACTTTCGGGGCTCACGATCGGTGCGGCGCGGCTGCTGTCCGGACGCGACGACTGA